A region from the Nocardioides exalbidus genome encodes:
- a CDS encoding LysR family transcriptional regulator yields the protein MITLDQVRSFVAVAEELHFGRAAERLQMTQPPLSRQIQKLEKSVGARLLERDNRRVELTGAGRAFLEEAHRLLNLVEGAGDLARRVDAGAAGVVRLGFTAVSAISILGPLLRRLTAQLPDVEVVLSERVTNDQVEGIRRGELDIGLARPPFDTTLLRSRVVLREPFMAVVPAAHPLAAVDHPLSSDDFEGETVIGYNPDQSRYFHELSVRFFANAHPRIDQRVHQVLTAMLLVSADRGVTLAPASAESLHVDGVVFKELAHHGGDTRVDADPDKPVELHAIWSRDAVTPVVRRVLDVVTARA from the coding sequence GTGATCACGCTTGACCAGGTCCGCTCGTTCGTCGCGGTGGCCGAGGAGCTGCACTTCGGGCGCGCCGCCGAGCGCCTCCAGATGACGCAGCCACCATTGTCGCGGCAGATCCAGAAGCTGGAGAAGTCGGTGGGGGCGCGGCTGCTCGAGCGCGACAACCGCCGTGTCGAGCTGACCGGTGCGGGCCGGGCGTTCCTGGAGGAGGCGCACCGCTTGCTCAACCTCGTCGAGGGGGCCGGCGACCTCGCCCGCCGGGTCGACGCGGGGGCCGCGGGCGTCGTACGCCTCGGCTTCACCGCCGTCTCCGCGATCTCCATCCTCGGGCCGCTGCTGCGCCGGCTCACCGCCCAGCTGCCCGACGTCGAGGTCGTGCTCTCCGAGCGGGTCACCAACGACCAGGTCGAGGGGATCCGTCGCGGCGAGCTCGACATCGGCCTCGCGCGACCACCGTTCGACACGACACTGCTGCGGTCGCGGGTCGTGCTGCGCGAGCCGTTCATGGCCGTCGTGCCGGCAGCCCACCCGCTCGCGGCGGTCGACCACCCGCTCAGCTCCGACGACTTCGAGGGCGAGACCGTGATCGGCTACAACCCCGACCAGTCGCGCTACTTCCACGAGCTGTCGGTGCGCTTCTTCGCCAACGCGCACCCGCGCATCGACCAGCGGGTGCACCAGGTGCTGACCGCGATGCTGCTCGTCTCCGCGGACCGCGGCGTGACGCTCGCCCCCGCCTCGGCGGAGTCGCTGCACGTCGACGGCGTGGTCTTCAAGGAGCTCGCGCACCACGGCGGCGACACGCGCGTCGACGCCGACCCGGACAAGCCGGTCGAGCTGCACGCGATCTGGTCGCGCGACGCGGTCACCCCGGTCGTACGCCGTGTGCTCGACGTGGTGACCGCGCGCGCCTGA
- a CDS encoding sensor histidine kinase, translating to MQGQDEARDREVTPWADDQTREHLQVLVEGVAELAGFEQSAILLRRDGSFQVVVAASVADGFVGSVTPTGAIEREIERSDDWGAWRFVPHDRVGDEVLDYSHIPDLTPLDGDDAWHPLDSLFAPLYDDQGELRGLLGVDSPRDGRVPGPDKLDVLTRYAGVARTLVLLALEREQLNEKVRMATEAREIVRQALGEGTLDRVLAACRSTLVDCFDAVGLWLTAFDEDGGATTTSYVRGSDVEPPYSEIDDVVMDLAHRYWAEQYVAPFSRSVPAHPGLPVETRDQLLGFLDRIGIGSVLFVPLGRGTECLGFLVLTRVSDTRQWTEVERDAALDIGRDLGTAIANARQLERERAVVDRLRKLDSYRVEVVNTLGHELRNPLFSMSANLELLDVSILDEDGRHSVEAATRGASRMRAVIDDMLTMAQMSDPQREFEPVPVDMRRVVADVLDECRAGAEAASVTCTAELPSGSVLVRGQPDELHRALTNLTTNAIKYSDAGGHVIVRVASQGGSVVTTVEDIGIGISDADQQELFREFFRSTNPAALVRPGTGLGLAIVARIVDRHSGTIELSSERGEGTTATITLPAYVGTVVNTINLE from the coding sequence ATGCAGGGACAGGACGAGGCTCGCGATCGCGAGGTGACGCCGTGGGCGGACGACCAGACCCGTGAACACCTGCAGGTGCTCGTCGAGGGGGTCGCCGAGCTCGCGGGTTTCGAGCAGTCGGCGATCCTGCTGCGTCGCGACGGTTCCTTCCAGGTGGTCGTCGCGGCCTCCGTCGCCGACGGGTTCGTCGGGTCGGTGACCCCGACCGGCGCCATCGAGCGCGAGATCGAACGGTCCGACGACTGGGGTGCGTGGCGCTTCGTCCCGCACGACCGCGTCGGCGACGAGGTCCTCGACTACAGCCACATCCCCGACCTGACGCCGCTCGACGGCGACGACGCCTGGCACCCGCTCGACTCCCTCTTCGCCCCCCTCTACGACGACCAGGGCGAGCTCCGCGGCCTGCTCGGTGTCGACAGCCCGCGCGACGGCCGGGTCCCGGGACCCGACAAGCTCGACGTCCTCACCCGCTACGCAGGCGTCGCCCGCACCCTGGTGCTGCTCGCACTGGAGCGCGAGCAGCTCAACGAGAAGGTGCGGATGGCGACCGAGGCGCGCGAGATCGTGCGCCAGGCGCTCGGCGAGGGGACGCTCGACCGGGTGCTCGCGGCCTGCCGCTCGACGCTGGTCGACTGCTTCGACGCCGTCGGCCTGTGGTTGACCGCCTTCGACGAGGACGGCGGGGCGACCACGACGTCCTACGTGCGCGGCAGCGATGTCGAGCCGCCCTACTCCGAGATCGATGACGTCGTGATGGATCTCGCGCACCGCTACTGGGCCGAGCAGTACGTCGCCCCCTTCTCCCGGTCCGTGCCCGCGCACCCCGGGCTCCCGGTCGAGACCCGTGACCAGCTCCTGGGCTTCCTCGACCGGATCGGCATCGGCTCGGTGCTCTTCGTCCCGCTCGGCAGGGGCACCGAGTGCCTCGGCTTCCTGGTGCTGACGCGGGTCTCGGACACGCGCCAGTGGACCGAGGTCGAGCGCGACGCCGCGCTCGACATCGGCCGCGACCTCGGGACGGCCATCGCCAACGCCCGACAGCTCGAGCGTGAGCGCGCGGTCGTCGACCGGCTCCGCAAGCTCGACAGCTATCGCGTCGAGGTGGTCAACACCCTCGGCCACGAGCTGCGCAACCCGCTCTTCTCGATGAGCGCCAACCTCGAGCTGCTCGACGTCAGCATCCTCGACGAGGACGGCCGGCACTCGGTCGAGGCCGCCACCCGCGGCGCCTCACGGATGCGTGCGGTCATCGACGACATGCTCACCATGGCGCAGATGTCCGATCCGCAGCGCGAGTTCGAGCCGGTGCCCGTGGACATGCGCCGGGTGGTGGCGGACGTGCTCGACGAGTGCCGCGCCGGCGCCGAGGCTGCCTCGGTCACCTGCACCGCCGAGCTCCCCTCCGGCTCGGTGCTGGTCCGCGGCCAGCCCGACGAGCTGCACCGGGCGCTGACCAACCTGACGACCAACGCGATCAAGTACTCCGACGCCGGCGGCCACGTCATCGTCCGCGTCGCCTCGCAGGGCGGCTCGGTCGTCACGACCGTCGAGGACATCGGCATCGGCATCTCCGACGCCGACCAGCAGGAGCTGTTCCGCGAGTTCTTCCGCTCCACGAACCCCGCCGCCCTCGTCCGGCCCGGCACGGGCCTGGGGCTCGCGATCGTGGCCCGCATCGTGGACCGGCACTCCGGCACGATCGAGCTCAGCTCCGAGCGCGGCGAGGGCACGACCGCGACGATC
- a CDS encoding FadR/GntR family transcriptional regulator, with protein sequence MSSTLSARVVAGLKDKILAGDLAPGAKLPSEAELIDEYAVSRTVVREAVTRLRAEGLVETQQGRGSFVLAVPESSSFLVEASAIRTNADVTAMLDFRIGVESEAAALAALHHTGADVTAISSALSGFTRAGHEGAVEADFAFHLAIARATQNRFYVDLLGSLGPMMIMLPRTRLGDAYSMTDATHVERVQREHDNVAAAVLAGDVDTARAAMRLHLGNTRRRVT encoded by the coding sequence ATGAGCTCCACCCTCTCCGCGCGCGTGGTCGCCGGCCTCAAGGACAAGATCCTGGCCGGCGACCTCGCGCCGGGCGCGAAGCTCCCCTCGGAGGCGGAGCTCATCGACGAGTACGCCGTCTCCCGCACCGTCGTGCGCGAGGCGGTCACCCGCCTCCGGGCCGAGGGCCTCGTCGAGACCCAGCAGGGCCGCGGGTCGTTCGTGCTGGCGGTCCCCGAGTCGTCGTCGTTCCTCGTCGAGGCGTCGGCCATCCGCACCAACGCCGACGTCACCGCGATGCTCGACTTCCGCATCGGCGTCGAGTCCGAGGCCGCCGCTCTGGCCGCCCTGCACCACACGGGCGCGGACGTCACCGCGATCTCGTCCGCCCTCTCGGGCTTCACGCGAGCCGGTCACGAAGGTGCGGTCGAGGCCGACTTCGCCTTCCACCTCGCGATCGCCCGCGCCACGCAGAACCGCTTCTACGTCGACCTGCTCGGCTCGCTCGGGCCGATGATGATCATGCTGCCCCGCACCCGCCTCGGGGATGCGTACTCCATGACCGACGCCACCCACGTCGAGCGCGTCCAGCGCGAGCACGACAACGTCGCCGCCGCGGTCCTCGCCGGCGACGTCGACACCGCCCGCGCCGCCATGCGGCTCCACCTCGGCAACACTCGTCGTCGGGTGACGTGA
- a CDS encoding L-talarate/galactarate dehydratase: MTQTLTPPAATATTGDRIRSVTLSHVVLPLPYAVSDAKVLTGRQRPLTETVMLFVELTTEQGFEGMGFSYSKRAGGKAQYAHLKEVMDRAIGQDPSDIAKIYESLMWAGASVGRSGVATQAVAALDVALHDLKARRAGLPLAKLLGAHRDSCRVYNTSGGFLQASVEEIKEKASASIESGIGGIKIKVGQPDWREDLRRVAALREHLGDGPFMVDANQQWDRARARRMCRELEQFDLVWIEEPLDAWDHVGHADLSQTFDTPIATGEMLTSVDEHMGLVNAGYRGIVQPDAPRIGGITPFLKFATLAAHHRLDLAPHYAMEIHLHLAATYPTEPWVEHFEWLNPLFEERIEIRDGQIFVPDRPGLGFTLTERMRELTLETATFTA; this comes from the coding sequence ATGACGCAGACCCTGACCCCACCCGCCGCCACCGCGACGACCGGTGACCGCATCCGCTCCGTCACGCTGTCGCACGTCGTGCTGCCGCTGCCCTACGCCGTCAGCGACGCCAAGGTGCTCACCGGCCGGCAGAGGCCGCTGACCGAGACGGTCATGCTCTTCGTCGAGCTCACCACCGAGCAGGGCTTCGAGGGCATGGGCTTCAGCTACAGCAAGCGCGCCGGCGGGAAGGCGCAGTACGCCCACCTCAAGGAGGTCATGGACCGCGCGATCGGCCAGGACCCGAGCGACATCGCCAAGATCTACGAGTCGCTCATGTGGGCCGGCGCCTCGGTCGGGCGCTCGGGCGTCGCCACCCAGGCCGTCGCCGCGCTCGACGTCGCGCTCCACGACCTCAAGGCCCGCCGCGCCGGCCTCCCGCTCGCCAAGCTGCTCGGCGCGCACCGTGACTCGTGCCGGGTCTACAACACCTCCGGCGGCTTCCTCCAGGCCTCTGTCGAGGAGATCAAGGAGAAGGCGTCGGCCTCGATCGAGTCCGGCATCGGCGGCATCAAGATCAAGGTCGGCCAGCCCGACTGGCGCGAGGACCTGCGCCGCGTCGCCGCGCTGCGCGAGCACCTCGGCGACGGCCCCTTCATGGTCGACGCCAACCAGCAGTGGGACCGCGCCCGTGCCCGCCGGATGTGCCGCGAGCTCGAGCAGTTCGACCTGGTCTGGATCGAGGAGCCGCTCGACGCGTGGGACCACGTCGGCCACGCCGACCTCTCGCAGACCTTCGACACCCCGATCGCCACGGGCGAGATGCTCACCTCGGTCGACGAGCACATGGGCCTGGTCAACGCCGGCTACCGCGGCATCGTGCAGCCCGACGCCCCGCGCATCGGCGGCATCACGCCGTTCCTCAAGTTCGCCACCCTCGCCGCGCACCACCGCCTCGACCTCGCCCCGCACTACGCGATGGAGATCCACCTCCACCTCGCGGCGACGTACCCCACCGAGCCGTGGGTCGAGCACTTCGAGTGGCTCAACCCGCTCTTCGAGGAGCGCATCGAGATCCGCGACGGCCAGATCTTCGTTCCGGACCGCCCGGGCCTCGGTTTCACGCTCACCGAGCGCATGCGCGAGCTCACGCTGGAGACCGCTACCTTCACCGCATGA
- a CDS encoding tripartite tricarboxylate transporter permease, which yields MNDFLNGFAVVAQPDVLLYCLIGVLIGMLIGVLPGLGPAATMAILLPIVIQIGDPISGIVMLAGVYYGAQYGGTITSVLLRLPGEASSVVTVFDGFALAKQGKAGTALGVAAIGSFIGATVSIVLLSLTAPLVASWAVDFGPPEYAALALLGVLLVSTIGSGNTVKALIAASIGLLLATVGQDKFSGAQRYTFGSLELSQGIDFVVVAMGLFGVSEILHNLEERHGKPHVPARVTNIWPSRKDLKEASPAIGRGTVIGFFLGVLPGGGAVMSSLAAYATEKRISKTPEEFGRGSIKGVAAPETANNAAATSSFIPLLTLGIPANASMAMLFAGLLVLGVTPSPALVDENPDLFWGVVNSMYVGNIILLLLSIPLVGIFVRILRIRPAILAPITALITILGAYTLNNSTFDVFLMIIFGVLGYLMKKGGFEPGPMVLAFVLGAILENNVRRSMIIYDGDPTGFVKDPISGTILAAFVLVALWPLGKKLLSGRTQQPAGQATTSGSDDGATTREDSLR from the coding sequence ATGAACGACTTCCTCAACGGTTTCGCCGTCGTCGCCCAGCCTGACGTGCTGCTCTACTGCCTGATCGGCGTCCTGATCGGCATGCTGATCGGCGTCCTGCCCGGCCTCGGCCCGGCCGCCACCATGGCCATCCTCCTGCCCATCGTCATCCAGATCGGCGACCCGATCTCCGGCATCGTGATGCTGGCCGGTGTCTACTACGGCGCCCAGTACGGAGGCACGATCACCTCGGTCCTGCTCCGCCTGCCCGGCGAGGCGAGCTCGGTGGTGACCGTCTTCGACGGGTTCGCCCTCGCCAAGCAGGGCAAGGCCGGCACCGCCCTCGGCGTGGCCGCCATCGGCTCCTTCATCGGCGCCACCGTCTCGATCGTCCTGCTCAGCCTCACCGCCCCGCTCGTCGCGAGCTGGGCCGTCGACTTCGGCCCGCCGGAGTACGCCGCCCTCGCCCTGCTCGGCGTGCTGCTGGTGTCCACCATCGGCAGCGGCAACACGGTGAAGGCCCTCATCGCTGCCTCGATCGGCCTGCTCCTCGCCACCGTCGGCCAGGACAAGTTCAGCGGCGCGCAGCGCTACACCTTCGGCAGCCTCGAGCTCAGCCAGGGCATCGACTTCGTCGTCGTCGCGATGGGCCTCTTCGGCGTCAGCGAGATCCTGCACAACCTCGAGGAGCGCCACGGCAAGCCGCACGTGCCGGCCCGGGTCACCAACATCTGGCCCTCGCGCAAGGACCTCAAGGAGGCCTCGCCCGCGATCGGCCGCGGCACCGTCATCGGCTTCTTCCTCGGCGTGCTGCCGGGCGGTGGCGCCGTGATGTCGTCGCTGGCGGCGTACGCCACCGAGAAGCGCATCTCGAAGACTCCCGAGGAGTTCGGCCGCGGCTCGATCAAGGGGGTCGCCGCCCCGGAGACGGCCAACAACGCCGCCGCCACGTCGTCGTTCATCCCGCTGCTCACCCTGGGCATCCCGGCCAACGCCTCGATGGCGATGCTCTTCGCCGGCCTGCTCGTCCTGGGCGTCACGCCCAGCCCGGCGCTGGTCGACGAGAACCCCGACCTGTTCTGGGGCGTCGTGAACTCGATGTACGTCGGCAACATCATCCTGCTGCTGCTGAGCATCCCGCTGGTCGGCATCTTCGTGCGCATCCTGCGGATCCGGCCGGCGATCCTCGCCCCGATCACCGCGCTCATCACGATCCTCGGCGCCTACACGCTCAACAACTCGACCTTCGACGTCTTCCTGATGATCATCTTCGGCGTCCTGGGCTACCTGATGAAGAAGGGCGGGTTCGAGCCCGGCCCGATGGTCCTCGCGTTCGTGCTCGGCGCGATCCTGGAGAACAACGTCCGCCGCTCGATGATCATCTACGACGGAGACCCGACGGGCTTCGTGAAGGACCCGATCTCCGGCACGATCCTCGCCGCCTTCGTCCTGGTGGCCCTGTGGCCGCTGGGCAAGAAGCTCCTGTCCGGCCGCACGCAGCAGCCGGCCGGGCAGGCCACCACCTCCGGCTCCGACGACGGCGCCACCACCCGAGAGGACTCCCTGCGATGA
- a CDS encoding tripartite tricarboxylate transporter TctB family protein: MSDERTATGRGGPDILDEIEAEVAETLAEEELPPGGPAYQTVGALVALAVGIGGLVLALDYGLDNLRRPGPGLWPFVISVLITVLSVVLLITGRKLEDSVSFSRASVLPAIGVLTFIALGVMMPLTGFEIPSLILCVVWLRFLGGETWRSTITISVATVAVFYFLFLYGLSIPLPHLLNF, translated from the coding sequence ATGAGCGACGAGCGCACCGCCACAGGCAGAGGTGGCCCGGACATCCTGGACGAGATCGAGGCCGAGGTGGCCGAGACCCTCGCCGAGGAGGAGCTGCCCCCGGGCGGCCCGGCCTACCAGACCGTGGGTGCGCTCGTCGCCCTCGCCGTCGGCATCGGCGGCCTGGTCCTGGCCCTCGACTACGGCCTCGACAACCTCCGCCGTCCCGGTCCCGGCCTCTGGCCGTTCGTGATCTCCGTCCTGATCACGGTCCTCTCGGTCGTGCTGCTGATCACCGGCCGCAAGCTCGAGGACAGCGTGTCCTTCAGCAGGGCCAGCGTCCTGCCGGCGATCGGCGTGCTCACCTTCATCGCGCTCGGCGTGATGATGCCGCTGACCGGCTTCGAGATCCCCTCGCTCATCCTCTGCGTGGTCTGGCTCCGCTTCCTCGGCGGTGAGACCTGGCGCAGCACGATCACCATCTCGGTCGCCACGGTCGCCGTCTTCTACTTCCTGTTCCTCTACGGGTTGAGCATCCCGCTCCCCCACCTGCTGAACTTCTGA
- a CDS encoding Bug family tripartite tricarboxylate transporter substrate binding protein, which translates to MRKQSLALASLAAGTALALTACGGVSTTTGGGGDGDSYPSGSVEMYVGADPGGSSDLISRQVSTGLTNELGQQFPVINLSGANGALAANKVQSSDNDGSVISVQNASLFAITPLAVAEDEVTSIDDFDVVGGVSRDDYVLVTNAKNGWKSIDDLKAEGGRITYGTTGVGTGAQLACALTYEVGDITSEAVPFDGGAPALTALLGNQVDTACLQTGEAIENINNGKLTALSVFAPERIEFLPDVPTATEQGLDVEVYQYRFLTTPKGTPQDVKDTLYDAMQATFETEDYQAFNEQNSLTPLEVTGDEVVDMLNSDRERYASLVEEYGISLGDAG; encoded by the coding sequence ATGCGCAAGCAGTCCCTCGCCCTGGCGTCCCTCGCCGCCGGCACTGCCCTCGCCCTCACCGCATGCGGCGGCGTCTCGACGACCACCGGTGGCGGTGGCGACGGCGACTCCTACCCGTCGGGCTCCGTCGAGATGTACGTCGGCGCCGACCCGGGTGGCTCCTCCGACCTGATCTCCCGCCAGGTCTCCACCGGCCTCACCAACGAGCTCGGCCAGCAGTTCCCGGTCATCAACCTGTCGGGCGCCAACGGTGCGCTGGCCGCCAACAAGGTGCAGTCCTCCGACAACGACGGCTCGGTCATCTCCGTCCAGAACGCCTCGCTCTTCGCCATCACGCCGCTCGCGGTCGCCGAGGACGAGGTCACCAGCATCGACGACTTCGACGTCGTCGGCGGCGTCTCCCGCGACGACTACGTGCTCGTCACCAACGCCAAGAACGGCTGGAAGTCGATCGACGACCTCAAGGCGGAGGGTGGGCGCATCACCTACGGCACCACCGGCGTCGGCACCGGCGCCCAGCTCGCCTGCGCCCTCACCTACGAGGTCGGCGACATCACCTCCGAGGCCGTGCCCTTCGACGGCGGCGCCCCGGCGCTGACCGCCCTCCTGGGCAACCAGGTCGACACCGCCTGCCTGCAGACCGGCGAGGCGATCGAGAACATCAACAACGGCAAGCTCACCGCCCTGTCGGTCTTCGCCCCCGAGCGGATCGAGTTCCTCCCCGACGTGCCCACGGCCACCGAGCAGGGCCTCGACGTCGAGGTCTACCAGTACCGCTTCCTCACCACGCCGAAGGGCACCCCGCAGGACGTCAAGGACACCCTCTACGACGCGATGCAGGCCACGTTCGAGACCGAGGACTACCAGGCCTTCAACGAGCAGAACAGCCTCACCCCGCTCGAGGTGACCGGCGACGAGGTCGTCGACATGCTCAACAGCGACCGCGAGCGCTACGCCTCGCTCGTCGAGGAGTACGGCATCAGCCTCGGTGACGCCGGCTGA
- a CDS encoding universal stress protein: MTILIGYVPSAVGEAALEAGLAEAAARGDEVVILNSPRRRSTVDGELIDDAAADELVVRASALGVTAQVDHSDHGDDIVETFTKVAAAHGVRLVVIGMRRRSPVGKLVTGSDAQRLLLDLDVPILAVKPTR, translated from the coding sequence ATGACCATCCTGATCGGCTACGTCCCCAGCGCCGTCGGCGAGGCGGCCCTCGAGGCCGGCCTGGCCGAGGCCGCCGCCCGCGGCGACGAGGTCGTCATCCTCAACAGCCCGCGCCGCCGCAGCACCGTCGACGGCGAGCTGATCGACGACGCCGCCGCCGACGAGCTCGTGGTCCGGGCGTCCGCGCTCGGCGTCACCGCGCAGGTCGACCACTCCGACCACGGCGACGACATCGTCGAGACCTTCACGAAGGTCGCCGCCGCCCACGGCGTGCGCCTCGTGGTGATCGGCATGCGCCGCCGCTCGCCCGTCGGCAAGCTCGTCACCGGCAGCGACGCGCAGCGCCTGCTGCTCGACCTCGACGTCCCGATCCTCGCGGTGAAGCCGACCAGGTGA
- a CDS encoding SRPBCC family protein, whose translation MFDVAKHLGATTRAVEDSTHEGTPVKVVVASRTYPTDAADLWNAVTDPERIPRWFAPVTGDLRLGGRFQVEGNAGGEVLACEEPQHLAISWELGGDTSWVDVHLVEEADGTTLTLRHAADVSGNEHWSTYGPGAVGVGWELGLMGLAEHLATGTAIPHEEVEGWGASEGGQTFMGGSATQWGEADALVSGDPEASRAAAARTAAFYTGAEPPA comes from the coding sequence ATGTTCGACGTAGCGAAGCACCTGGGCGCGACCACCCGCGCCGTCGAGGACAGCACCCACGAGGGCACGCCCGTCAAGGTCGTGGTCGCCTCCCGCACCTACCCCACCGACGCGGCCGACCTCTGGAACGCCGTCACCGACCCCGAGCGGATCCCGCGCTGGTTCGCACCCGTGACCGGCGACCTCCGCCTCGGCGGCCGCTTCCAGGTCGAGGGCAACGCCGGCGGCGAGGTCCTCGCCTGTGAGGAGCCGCAGCACCTCGCGATCTCCTGGGAGCTCGGGGGCGACACCTCGTGGGTCGACGTGCACCTGGTCGAGGAGGCCGACGGCACCACGCTGACCCTCCGCCACGCGGCCGACGTGTCCGGCAACGAGCACTGGTCGACGTACGGCCCCGGGGCTGTCGGCGTCGGCTGGGAGCTCGGCCTGATGGGGCTGGCCGAGCACCTCGCGACCGGGACGGCGATCCCCCACGAGGAGGTCGAGGGCTGGGGCGCGTCGGAGGGCGGCCAGACGTTCATGGGCGGCTCGGCGACCCAGTGGGGCGAGGCCGACGCCCTGGTCTCGGGTGACCCCGAGGCCTCCCGCGCGGCGGCCGCCCGGACCGCCGCGTTCTACACCGGCGCCGAACCGCCGGCCTGA
- a CDS encoding ArsR/SmtB family transcription factor, which translates to MHAFDVLGDPVRRRILELLAADPTGESSAGDVASVVREEFGISQPAVSQHLKVLRDHGFATVRAEGTRRLYAVDPTGLREVDAWVEQFRAFWDVRLDALATEVARGKRSRR; encoded by the coding sequence GTGCACGCCTTCGACGTCCTCGGGGATCCCGTGCGCCGTCGCATCCTCGAACTGCTCGCCGCCGACCCGACCGGCGAGTCGAGCGCCGGCGACGTGGCGTCGGTCGTGCGCGAGGAGTTCGGCATCAGCCAGCCGGCCGTCAGCCAGCACCTCAAGGTGCTGCGCGACCACGGCTTCGCGACCGTGCGCGCCGAGGGCACCCGGAGGCTCTACGCCGTCGACCCCACCGGCCTGCGGGAGGTCGACGCCTGGGTCGAGCAGTTCCGGGCCTTCTGGGACGTCCGGCTCGACGCCCTCGCCACCGAGGTCGCCCGGGGCAAGAGGTCCCGCCGCTGA
- a CDS encoding glucarate dehydratase family protein has protein sequence MSQLRISRVTVTPVAFEDPPLLNVVGVHQPYALRAIVELHTDSGLLGLGETYADEVHLARLEAVAAGLPGHDAYDLHGLRRHVTDVLGRETGGGGASFGGMLDVDSAVDTVYSPFEVACLDLQGHAAGVPVSDLLGGAVRETVPFSGYLFYKWAGHPGFADDAWGEALTPAQLVEQAHRMVDGWGFGSLKLKGGVFAPEQECEAIEALRSAFPDMPLRLDPNGAWTVETSLKVAARLAGVVEYLEDPTPGIPGMAAVAAGTDVPLATNMCVIAMEHLPPAIAQDAVQVVLSDHHLWGGLKKSALLGGITEVWGMGLSMHSNSHLGVSLAAMVHLAAATPNLTYACDTHYPWKTQDVITDGVLSFVDGSVAVPTTPGLGVTLDRDRLGELHELYLSCGVRRREDTVYMRSIQPDFEVNTARW, from the coding sequence GTGTCACAGCTCCGCATCTCCCGCGTCACCGTCACGCCCGTCGCGTTCGAGGACCCGCCGCTGCTCAACGTCGTCGGCGTGCACCAGCCCTACGCGCTGCGCGCGATCGTCGAGCTGCACACCGACTCGGGCCTGCTCGGACTCGGCGAGACGTACGCCGACGAGGTGCACCTCGCGCGGCTGGAGGCGGTCGCTGCCGGGCTGCCCGGCCACGACGCGTACGACCTGCACGGCCTGCGCCGCCACGTCACCGACGTGCTCGGCCGGGAGACCGGCGGGGGCGGTGCGTCGTTCGGCGGGATGCTCGACGTCGACTCCGCGGTCGACACCGTCTACTCCCCCTTCGAGGTCGCCTGCCTCGACCTCCAGGGCCACGCCGCCGGCGTGCCCGTCTCCGACCTGCTGGGCGGCGCGGTCCGCGAGACCGTGCCGTTCAGCGGCTACCTCTTCTACAAGTGGGCCGGCCACCCCGGCTTCGCCGACGACGCGTGGGGCGAGGCGCTGACGCCGGCCCAGCTCGTGGAGCAGGCGCACCGGATGGTGGACGGCTGGGGCTTCGGCTCGCTCAAGCTGAAGGGCGGCGTGTTCGCGCCCGAGCAGGAGTGCGAGGCGATCGAGGCGCTGCGCTCCGCGTTCCCGGACATGCCGCTGCGGCTCGACCCGAACGGCGCCTGGACCGTCGAGACCTCGCTGAAGGTCGCCGCGCGGCTCGCCGGCGTCGTGGAGTACCTCGAGGACCCGACTCCCGGCATCCCCGGCATGGCAGCCGTCGCCGCCGGCACCGACGTACCGCTCGCGACCAACATGTGCGTGATCGCGATGGAGCACCTGCCGCCCGCGATCGCGCAGGACGCGGTCCAGGTCGTGCTGTCCGACCACCACCTCTGGGGCGGGCTGAAGAAGTCCGCGCTGCTCGGCGGGATCACCGAGGTCTGGGGCATGGGGCTGTCGATGCACAGCAACTCCCACCTCGGCGTCTCGCTCGCCGCGATGGTCCACCTCGCCGCCGCGACGCCGAACCTCACCTACGCCTGCGACACCCACTACCCCTGGAAGACCCAGGACGTGATCACCGACGGCGTGCTGTCGTTCGTCGACGGGTCCGTGGCCGTGCCCACGACCCCTGGCCTCGGCGTGACCCTCGACCGCGACAGGCTCGGCGAGCTGCACGAGCTCTACCTCTCGTGCGGTGTCCGCCGCCGTGAGGACACCGTCTACATGCGGTCGATCCAGCCGGACTTCGAGGTCAACACCGCGCGCTGGTGA